In one Pseudodesulfovibrio tunisiensis genomic region, the following are encoded:
- a CDS encoding methyl-accepting chemotaxis protein, with protein sequence MKVYANMSLRNKILIPICGVVLLVMGITISILVSRFSNLATDRALQMGQEMAVRYGQTVKGELDGAMTISRTLGTTLEGMLRESETPDRALANGIIKAALDGNPQLSDVLAAFEPNMFDGRDSEFMGAPGSQASGRYAPLWVRGESSILPCSNLAADWYRMPMQLGREFVSDPVEYDIKGKKMMLATASVPVRSRSGVVGTVGVDMDLEALAGLTRSIRPYEIGYGILISTSGKVVAHPVADFVNRNVRDVMPPQIASGIMTALQGGREFTAELTRNGNEFFVVYAPFSIGKTGANWCLGVAIPKAAILKAVKAATWLSVVMSVGAVLLLAALVFFLARSIVKPITASVGFTSEVAAGNLSASLDIDQKDEVGQLASHLNGMGGRLREVVGEVRQSVEQVAAGSQELSATAETLSEGANVQAANVEEVSSSVEEMASNISQNAMHAVETEKIARRSADNAEKGGQAVTQTVQAMREIADKISIIEEIARQTNLLALNAAIEAARAGEHGKGFAVVAAEVRKLAERSGQAAAEISDLSASSVKVAESAGDMLNTMVPDIQRTAELIQEISAATSEQNSGADQINTAIAQLDQVIQQIASAAEEMSATSEELAGQASHLQSSISFFHLEDRPRMRRSHALPARKAALEPVVRPTRDIGVSLDMSDDEFEKF encoded by the coding sequence ATGAAAGTGTATGCGAACATGAGTCTGAGGAACAAGATACTGATCCCCATCTGCGGTGTCGTACTTCTGGTCATGGGAATAACCATATCCATTCTGGTGTCCCGGTTCAGCAATCTGGCCACGGACCGAGCGTTGCAAATGGGACAGGAAATGGCTGTCCGCTACGGCCAGACCGTGAAGGGCGAACTGGACGGGGCCATGACCATTTCCCGGACTCTGGGAACGACTTTGGAAGGAATGCTGCGCGAATCCGAGACCCCGGACCGAGCCCTGGCGAACGGCATCATCAAGGCTGCGCTGGACGGCAATCCGCAACTTTCCGATGTGCTGGCCGCGTTCGAACCGAACATGTTCGATGGACGGGACAGCGAATTCATGGGAGCTCCCGGCAGTCAGGCATCGGGGCGCTATGCTCCGCTTTGGGTGCGCGGTGAGAGCAGCATCCTGCCCTGTTCCAATCTTGCGGCCGACTGGTACCGGATGCCGATGCAACTGGGCAGGGAGTTCGTGTCCGATCCCGTGGAATACGACATCAAGGGCAAGAAGATGATGCTGGCCACGGCCAGTGTTCCCGTGCGTTCCCGTTCGGGCGTGGTGGGAACCGTCGGCGTGGACATGGATCTGGAGGCCCTTGCCGGACTGACCCGTTCCATTCGTCCCTATGAAATCGGGTACGGCATTCTCATTTCCACCTCGGGCAAGGTTGTTGCCCATCCCGTGGCGGATTTCGTGAACCGGAACGTGCGCGACGTGATGCCGCCGCAGATTGCGTCCGGAATCATGACCGCTCTGCAGGGGGGCAGGGAATTCACTGCGGAATTGACCCGGAACGGGAATGAATTCTTCGTGGTGTACGCGCCGTTCTCCATTGGCAAGACCGGGGCAAACTGGTGTCTTGGCGTGGCCATTCCCAAGGCCGCGATTCTCAAGGCCGTGAAGGCCGCGACCTGGCTTTCCGTGGTCATGAGCGTGGGTGCAGTCCTGCTTCTTGCCGCGCTGGTCTTTTTTCTGGCACGGTCGATCGTCAAGCCCATCACTGCCAGCGTGGGATTCACGAGCGAGGTGGCCGCAGGGAACCTGTCCGCGTCGCTGGACATCGACCAGAAGGACGAAGTCGGCCAGCTTGCCTCGCACCTGAACGGCATGGGCGGTCGATTGCGCGAGGTTGTCGGCGAGGTGCGTCAGTCCGTGGAACAGGTCGCTGCAGGCAGTCAGGAGCTGTCCGCCACGGCGGAAACCCTGTCCGAGGGCGCGAATGTGCAGGCCGCCAATGTCGAGGAGGTCTCCTCCAGCGTGGAGGAGATGGCTTCCAACATCAGCCAGAATGCCATGCATGCCGTGGAAACCGAGAAGATCGCGCGCCGCTCCGCTGACAATGCGGAAAAGGGCGGTCAGGCCGTGACCCAGACCGTGCAGGCCATGCGCGAGATCGCGGACAAGATATCCATCATCGAGGAAATCGCGCGGCAGACCAACCTGCTCGCTTTGAATGCGGCCATCGAGGCGGCCCGGGCCGGAGAGCACGGCAAGGGCTTTGCCGTGGTTGCCGCCGAGGTGCGCAAGCTGGCCGAACGCAGCGGTCAGGCTGCGGCCGAGATCAGCGACCTGTCCGCATCCAGCGTCAAGGTGGCCGAGTCCGCAGGCGACATGCTCAACACCATGGTGCCGGACATCCAGCGCACCGCGGAACTCATTCAGGAAATATCCGCAGCCACCTCCGAGCAGAATTCCGGAGCCGATCAGATCAACACGGCCATTGCCCAGCTTGATCAGGTCATTCAGCAGATCGCGTCCGCAGCAGAGGAAATGTCGGCCACGTCCGAGGAACTGGCAGGGCAGGCTTCGCACTTGCAGAGTTCCATTTCCTTCTTCCATCTGGAGGACAGGCCGAGGATGCGTCGCAGCCATGCGCTTCCCGCAAGGAAGGCCGCTCTTGAACCGGTCGTCCGCCCGACGCGGGATATCGGCGTGTCTCTGGACATGAGCGACGACGAGTTCGAAAAGTTCTGA
- a CDS encoding methyl-accepting chemotaxis protein, translating into MRLYKDMSLRNKIMIPVCLVVLLVMGVTLLVLVSRFGDVAEDGAVRMGRQMAMRYGQAIRVQIGGAMDISRTLAQTLGGQKKHAEEPDRLLANDMIKAVMEGNSNFSDVWAAFEPNAWDGRDAEMVNTPGSDATGRYAPLWVAGDKEIITCSNMDGPSPGSDWYQIPVRQGKEFLSDPVVYDIGGRKMTLVTASVPVRGKSGIVGAAGLDLNMDQVADLTRAIRPYETGYGFLISHTGMIVAHPVAELVNRNIRDVLPSSMAAEVTDGMRSNKVFSGDFAKNGTTYIMVYAPFPIGKTGNNWCLGVALPKDKVLAAATEATYLSMIMSVGSILLLVLIVYFLARSIVQPIRSGVGFTREIANGNLAASLDIDQKDEVGQLAADLKNMGGKLRTVVSDVRQSVEQVASGSQELSATSETLSQGATEQAANVEEVSSSVEEMAANISQNADNAVETERIARRSAEDAEKGGQAVAQTVQAMRQIADKISIVEEIARQTNLLALNAAIEAARAGEHGKGFAVVAAEVRKLAERSGHAAAEISELSASSVDVAESAGEMLGKMVPDIQRTAELIQEITAATSEQSAGAEQINKAIAQLDEVIQQIASAAEEMSATAEELAGQATHLQDSISFFHLGNQGGHDYGRTNVRVTKKPKAIAGGRPAPGKPLPKSSPKPSGGAGVSLDMADSDDDFERF; encoded by the coding sequence ATGAGACTGTACAAGGATATGAGCCTGAGAAACAAGATCATGATACCGGTGTGCCTCGTGGTGCTTCTGGTCATGGGCGTGACCCTGCTGGTGCTGGTTTCCCGGTTCGGTGACGTGGCTGAGGACGGGGCCGTGCGCATGGGGCGGCAGATGGCCATGCGCTACGGGCAGGCCATCCGCGTGCAGATCGGCGGGGCCATGGATATTTCCCGTACTCTGGCTCAGACCTTGGGCGGCCAGAAGAAACATGCGGAAGAGCCGGATCGGCTGCTGGCCAACGACATGATCAAGGCCGTGATGGAGGGCAATTCGAATTTCAGCGACGTGTGGGCCGCTTTCGAGCCCAACGCCTGGGACGGCCGCGACGCGGAAATGGTCAATACGCCGGGCAGCGACGCCACGGGCCGCTATGCCCCGCTCTGGGTGGCCGGAGACAAGGAAATCATCACCTGTTCGAACATGGACGGCCCGTCCCCGGGCAGCGACTGGTACCAGATTCCTGTCAGGCAGGGGAAGGAGTTCCTGTCCGACCCGGTGGTGTACGACATCGGCGGACGCAAGATGACTCTGGTCACGGCCAGTGTGCCGGTGCGCGGCAAGTCCGGCATTGTCGGTGCGGCCGGTCTGGATTTGAACATGGATCAGGTTGCGGACCTGACCCGTGCCATCCGTCCCTATGAAACCGGGTACGGTTTTCTGATCTCCCATACCGGCATGATCGTGGCGCACCCCGTGGCCGAACTCGTGAACAGGAACATCCGGGATGTGCTGCCCTCGTCCATGGCTGCCGAGGTCACGGACGGCATGCGCAGCAACAAGGTTTTCAGCGGGGATTTCGCCAAGAACGGCACGACCTATATCATGGTCTACGCGCCGTTCCCCATCGGCAAGACCGGCAACAACTGGTGTCTGGGCGTTGCCCTGCCCAAGGACAAGGTGCTGGCCGCTGCCACCGAGGCCACATATCTGTCCATGATCATGAGCGTCGGCTCCATCCTGCTTCTCGTGCTCATTGTCTACTTTCTGGCCCGGTCCATTGTGCAGCCCATCCGTTCCGGCGTGGGCTTCACTCGCGAGATCGCGAACGGCAACCTCGCTGCTTCTCTGGATATCGACCAGAAGGACGAGGTGGGCCAGCTTGCCGCAGATCTGAAGAACATGGGCGGCAAGCTGCGCACCGTGGTTTCGGATGTGCGCCAGTCCGTGGAACAGGTGGCCTCGGGCAGTCAGGAACTGTCCGCCACGTCCGAAACCCTGTCCCAGGGCGCGACGGAGCAGGCCGCCAATGTCGAGGAAGTCTCTTCCAGCGTGGAGGAGATGGCCGCCAACATCAGCCAGAATGCGGACAACGCCGTTGAAACCGAAAGGATCGCACGGCGTTCGGCCGAGGATGCGGAAAAGGGCGGTCAGGCCGTTGCCCAGACCGTGCAGGCCATGCGCCAGATTGCGGACAAGATATCCATTGTCGAGGAAATCGCGCGGCAGACCAACCTGCTCGCTCTGAACGCGGCCATCGAGGCTGCCCGGGCCGGTGAGCACGGCAAGGGCTTTGCCGTGGTTGCCGCCGAGGTGCGCAAGCTGGCCGAACGCAGCGGCCACGCCGCGGCCGAGATCAGCGAACTGTCCGCATCCAGCGTGGATGTGGCGGAATCCGCTGGCGAGATGCTCGGCAAGATGGTGCCGGACATTCAGCGCACCGCCGAGCTGATTCAGGAAATCACCGCGGCCACCAGCGAACAGAGCGCCGGAGCCGAGCAGATCAACAAGGCCATTGCCCAGCTTGACGAGGTCATCCAGCAGATCGCTTCCGCAGCCGAGGAAATGTCGGCCACGGCCGAGGAACTGGCTGGTCAGGCCACGCATCTTCAGGATTCCATCTCCTTCTTCCATCTCGGGAATCAGGGCGGGCACGATTACGGCAGGACCAATGTCCGGGTCACGAAAAAGCCCAAGGCCATTGCCGGCGGCAGACCTGCTCCGGGCAAGCCGCTGCCCAAGTCCTCCCCCAAGCCCTCGGGCGGGGCAGGCGTCTCTCTGGACATGGCCGACAGCGACGACGATTTCGAACGCTTCTAG
- a CDS encoding SxtJ family membrane protein yields MNDVKQDSRRREAVDTGMACTLICLLVGFATHGQMWFVAATVLLVVAMTAPMLFRPAAKLWFAFSRILGSVMSKVVLSVIFFGLVTPLALLRRVLGHDPMQLRGWKKAGSAFVTRDHAYTAKEIEQPF; encoded by the coding sequence ATGAACGATGTGAAACAGGATTCGCGTCGCCGTGAAGCCGTGGACACCGGGATGGCCTGTACTCTCATCTGTCTTCTGGTCGGTTTCGCAACGCACGGGCAGATGTGGTTTGTTGCCGCTACGGTTCTTCTTGTCGTGGCCATGACCGCTCCCATGCTGTTCCGGCCTGCGGCAAAACTCTGGTTTGCCTTTTCCCGCATTCTCGGCTCGGTAATGTCCAAGGTCGTGCTTTCCGTCATTTTTTTCGGGCTGGTCACGCCTCTGGCTCTGTTGCGTCGCGTGCTGGGACACGATCCCATGCAACTCCGCGGCTGGAAAAAGGCCGGTTCCGCGTTCGTGACCCGCGATCATGCGTATACCGCCAAGGAAATAGAACAACCCTTCTAG
- a CDS encoding DUF5989 family protein has product MDFLKDLWGFLRERKKFWLLPIILVLLFFGALIVLTSGSAIAPFIYTVF; this is encoded by the coding sequence GTGGATTTTCTGAAAGACCTTTGGGGCTTCCTGCGTGAACGCAAGAAGTTCTGGCTGCTGCCGATCATCCTTGTTCTGCTGTTTTTCGGCGCGCTCATCGTGCTGACGAGCGGTTCGGCCATCGCTCCCTTCATCTACACCGTGTTCTAG
- a CDS encoding carbamoyltransferase family protein — protein sequence MSDAILGISAYYHDSAAVLLRDGKVVAAAQEERFTRKKHDSAFPARAARFVLREAGLELGDLKAVAFYDKPYLKFERLLETYNGFAPKGLTSFLSAMPVWIKEKLFMRKMLGDELAKLGSGKPKLLFPEHHLSHAASAFYPSPFEEAAILTVDGVGEWATTTICKGSGKDITVLRELHFPHSLGLLYSAFTAFCGFKVNSGEYKLMGLAPYGSESNGKVEQWKKAIYDELIDVREDGSMLLNMDYFNYATGLTMCCNDRWESLFGIPARKPESDIDQPYMDLALAIQQVTEEIVFKLAEAARDLTGCRNLVMAGGVALNCVANGKLIRRKVFDDVWIQPAAGDAGGRWVLPALRITSGWDSRAPWNRMTPCRARISVPSSVRFPFSAPCGGSMPCPPGSTILTNSAPGSRTIWRTARPWAGFRGAWNTVLAPWATGAFSAIPATRRCRRSST from the coding sequence TTGTCTGACGCCATTCTCGGAATTTCCGCATATTATCACGATTCCGCAGCCGTTCTGCTGCGTGACGGCAAGGTCGTGGCCGCGGCTCAGGAAGAGCGCTTCACGCGCAAAAAGCATGACAGCGCCTTTCCGGCTCGTGCCGCCCGTTTCGTGCTCAGGGAAGCCGGGCTTGAACTGGGCGACCTGAAGGCGGTCGCGTTCTACGACAAGCCGTACCTCAAGTTCGAACGGCTGCTCGAGACCTACAACGGGTTTGCGCCCAAGGGACTGACCAGCTTTCTTTCGGCCATGCCGGTCTGGATCAAGGAAAAGCTGTTCATGCGGAAAATGCTCGGCGACGAGCTGGCCAAACTCGGTTCGGGCAAGCCGAAGCTGCTGTTTCCGGAGCATCATCTTTCCCATGCTGCAAGCGCGTTCTATCCGTCTCCGTTCGAGGAGGCAGCCATCCTGACCGTGGATGGTGTGGGCGAATGGGCCACCACCACCATCTGCAAGGGGAGCGGCAAGGACATCACCGTGCTTCGGGAGCTGCACTTTCCCCATTCCCTCGGCCTGCTCTATTCCGCGTTCACCGCGTTCTGCGGGTTCAAGGTCAATTCCGGGGAATACAAGCTCATGGGCCTTGCTCCGTACGGTTCCGAGAGCAACGGTAAGGTGGAGCAGTGGAAAAAGGCCATTTACGACGAATTGATCGACGTGCGCGAAGACGGGTCCATGCTGCTCAACATGGACTACTTCAATTATGCCACGGGCCTGACCATGTGCTGCAACGACAGGTGGGAGTCCCTGTTCGGCATTCCGGCCCGAAAGCCGGAGAGCGACATTGACCAGCCCTACATGGATCTGGCTCTGGCCATTCAGCAGGTCACCGAGGAGATCGTTTTCAAGCTGGCCGAGGCAGCCCGGGATCTGACCGGATGCCGCAATCTGGTCATGGCCGGGGGCGTGGCCCTGAACTGCGTTGCCAACGGCAAACTGATCCGGCGCAAGGTCTTCGACGACGTGTGGATTCAGCCTGCTGCCGGCGATGCCGGGGGGCGCTGGGTGCTGCCTGCGCTGCGCATCACATCTGGATGGGACAGCCGCGCACCGTGGAACCGCATGACGCCATGCAGGGCGCGTATCTCGGTCCCGAGTTCGGTCCGGTTTCCATTCAGCGCGCCGTGCGGCGGTTCAATGCCGTGTCCACCCGGTTCGACGATTTTGACGAACTCTGCGCCCGGGTCGCGGACCATCTGGCGGACGGCAAGGCCGTGGGCTGGTTTCAGGGGCGCATGGAATACGGTCCTCGCGCCTTGGGCAACCGGAGCATTCTCGGCGATCCCCGCCACCCGGAGATGCAGAAGAAGCTCAACCTGA
- a CDS encoding carbamoyltransferase C-terminal domain-containing protein: protein MEYGPRALGNRSILGDPRHPEMQKKLNLKIKYREGFRPFAPSVLEEEIPDYFDLDRPSPYMLVVAPVAEKRQNPLPENYDSMSMYDRLYVLRSDIPAITHVDYSARIQSVSSRTNPRYWSLIDAFRRNHGCGLVVNTSFNVRGEPIVCTPEDAYTCFMRTEMDCLVLGDFLFLKEEQPDWDETANWRDEFELD from the coding sequence ATGGAATACGGTCCTCGCGCCTTGGGCAACCGGAGCATTCTCGGCGATCCCCGCCACCCGGAGATGCAGAAGAAGCTCAACCTGAAGATCAAGTACCGCGAAGGGTTCCGTCCGTTCGCTCCTTCGGTCCTTGAGGAGGAGATTCCCGACTATTTCGATCTGGACAGGCCGTCCCCCTACATGCTGGTGGTCGCGCCCGTAGCGGAGAAGCGGCAGAATCCGCTGCCCGAAAACTATGATTCCATGTCCATGTACGACAGGCTGTACGTCCTGCGTTCGGACATTCCGGCCATCACGCATGTGGACTATTCCGCACGCATTCAGAGCGTCTCGTCCCGCACCAATCCCCGCTACTGGTCGCTGATCGACGCGTTTCGCCGCAATCACGGCTGCGGACTCGTGGTGAACACCAGTTTCAACGTGCGCGGCGAACCCATCGTGTGCACGCCCGAGGACGCCTACACCTGCTTCATGCGTACGGAAATGGACTGTCTGGTGCTTGGCGATTTCCTGTTTCTCAAGGAAGAGCAGCCGGACTGGGATGAAACCGCAAACTGGCGCGACGAATTCGAGCTGGACTAG
- a CDS encoding GDSL-type esterase/lipase family protein, which yields MRKLFGVLKQALVFILILAFLLELGSWLYIKYVNPNIPLPTYSFVNAGSKFWVILDEHFGVWHEPDSHYLHNKSCFVVEYDANEHGMRDRSRTLKSGAPRVALLGDSFIEGWGNELPDRLSDRLEVALGREVLNFGTSGGFGTIQEWQQYEHFVARFDHDVVMLGILPHNDFTDNSYEYAQRINSDAYRPYLVGTYPDYDLVYGAESLPDRKRRTPWLKSFDFTLREWSSFYRVMRYLGSFRVRNFTLVPRWEAEFNESPKADRSRYYDFTPREWGLMRYSLERIVEDAGDRPVIVFTIPVHPDFLRYDGTEPPLSENIRLLAESKGFVYVDLLKEMADRGIDAYDIFFVCDNHWSPFGNEVAAGILEPYVRKAVETRSSVK from the coding sequence ATGAGAAAACTGTTCGGCGTGCTGAAACAGGCGCTCGTGTTCATTCTGATACTGGCATTTCTGCTGGAACTGGGATCGTGGCTCTACATCAAGTATGTCAACCCGAACATCCCGCTGCCGACGTACAGTTTCGTCAATGCGGGCAGCAAGTTCTGGGTGATTCTGGATGAGCATTTCGGTGTCTGGCATGAGCCGGACTCCCATTACCTGCACAACAAGTCGTGTTTCGTGGTCGAGTATGATGCCAACGAGCACGGCATGCGCGATAGAAGCCGGACCCTGAAGAGTGGTGCTCCCAGAGTTGCCTTGCTTGGGGATTCCTTCATCGAAGGCTGGGGCAACGAGTTGCCGGATCGCCTTTCCGACAGGCTGGAGGTCGCTCTTGGCAGGGAAGTGCTCAATTTCGGCACTTCCGGCGGATTCGGCACGATTCAGGAATGGCAGCAGTACGAGCATTTTGTTGCCCGGTTCGACCATGATGTCGTCATGCTCGGCATTCTTCCCCACAACGATTTCACGGACAACAGCTACGAATACGCGCAGCGCATCAATTCCGATGCCTATCGTCCCTATCTGGTGGGCACGTACCCGGATTATGATCTGGTTTACGGTGCGGAGAGTCTGCCTGATCGCAAACGCCGGACTCCGTGGTTGAAGAGTTTCGATTTCACCTTGCGGGAATGGAGCAGCTTCTACCGCGTGATGCGGTATCTCGGTTCGTTCCGGGTGCGGAACTTCACGCTTGTTCCGCGCTGGGAAGCCGAGTTCAACGAGTCGCCCAAGGCGGACAGGTCAAGATATTATGATTTTACTCCAAGGGAATGGGGATTGATGCGCTATTCGCTGGAGCGGATTGTCGAGGACGCGGGCGACCGCCCCGTGATCGTGTTCACCATTCCCGTGCACCCCGATTTCCTGCGGTACGACGGGACCGAACCGCCTCTTTCCGAAAACATCAGGTTGCTGGCGGAGTCCAAGGGCTTCGTGTATGTCGACCTGCTCAAGGAAATGGCTGATCGCGGCATTGATGCCTACGACATATTCTTTGTCTGCGACAATCACTGGTCGCCGTTCGGCAATGAAGTTGCGGCGGGCATTTTGGAACCCTATGTGCGCAAGGCCGTTGAAACGCGTTCTTCCGTCAAGTAG